From Drosophila subpulchrella strain 33 F10 #4 breed RU33 unplaced genomic scaffold, RU_Dsub_v1.1 Primary Assembly Seq354, whole genome shotgun sequence, the proteins below share one genomic window:
- the LOC119561115 gene encoding TBC1 domain family member 4 isoform X3 encodes MFTVPFHRDTILTTSVSDASVLNKSRAMAELMHQMRDPAHTLGGSVGSIPQTLIGGGGGGHGSSNGALNGIHATPATNLKMSEAMRSAQHDTSPNPVSSKMKASKSYTHGLSNSSGTVNIPTSTSAQSNLSLLADISPNHTHFFEVMYVGKIRVSQKRVPNTFIDDALPKFKAYDAQRLRLLQNRKMSLSSEGGVGIEAKPGSSLKSHDLKEEDEEEPEHSQRQEAEQDAQAKPPVQLQLTGAEEGAAPRPLEENKENKSPEKRTLLRGQSQIELGHKEHSDGSQPSATNSQLEAPNVIVNKQPTPPREQGVASGTGNGGATSTPPGPSQLHPNYAMENIPKLRDRSASQGCIPPFVEQNRTMVFLVGRCDLRLISPDRKQVLLYKDFKDVASCVHGQKSLDHFGIICRELNNDGYIGYVFKCQSEHVCDDIVAAIAQAFDTCAEQKRKQETQIFSCEHCPMLWYHKLCTDVEGLSEKKTQALILRRIETLSEDEQEIVWAKFCGSEKTNSPVAEQNQFLMMLLRAHCESRQQRHVHDTAENRSEFLNQYLGGSTIFMKAKRSLTNSFDNLLKRKPSKDDIAVPPHNLRDIREGSAEPLGTQSPPEGFRSRSNTVGASPSSKPTAEQLKSPMMDIFIKVGNSPKEAETHQGSWRQAILNSVVTPSKGLDSEVPTEYLSPMRKPVKRGKRDAAELRELWRTAIRQTIMLNRMETENAMLQARQNENELKRIKLDYEEIVPCDKQLIERWEQIIERNSTQIGNKKDPKVLGHAIRTGVPRSKRGDVWTFLAEQHSMNTAPVDTKRFPNFNTPYHTLLKHLTEHQHAIFIDLGRTFPNHQFYKDPLGLGQLSLFNLLKAYSILDPELGYCQGLGFICGVLLLHCDEANAFQLLKHLMFRRNMRTKYLPDMKKFQLQLYQLSRLVKDHLPDLYVWLDQNDVSPTLYAAPWILTVFSSQFPLGFVARVFDLLFLESSDVIFKFAIALLSVHKQQLLAKDNFEEIMDYLKTVVPKIEPNCMEQIMKLVFSMDIGKQLAEYNVEYNVLQEEITTTNHHLEMLNREKTQNQHLEQQLQFAQSSIAQLETTRSSQQAQISTLQSQVQSLELTIQTLGRYVGQLVEHNPDLELPNEVRRMLQQLDDLDRQRRKPIFTERKIGKSISVNSHLGFPLKVLEELTERDEHGSPQKQKKEKTPFFEQLRQQQQQHRINGQSSNASESVSPTPPSRPNRLLDNASARTVMQVKLDELKLPEHVDKFVANIKSPLEVDSGVGTPLSPPSTASNSSGGSIFSRMGYRTTPPALSPLAQRQSYGVAITTAPSPQHMEEVPPATTMAVMSREDVEEPQAMHPLSMVGGDVNVRFKGTTQLKSIRPVHHMRAIPLGGVPHQSNTESTVRVAPVPVELAPPAATATTGRS; translated from the exons ATGGCCGAGCTGATGCACCAGATGCGGGATCCGGCCCACACGCTTGGAGGGTCCGTAGGCAGCATTCCGCAGACGCTGATCGGCGGCGGAGGTGGCGGCCACGGCTCGTCCAACGGAGCCCTGAATGGCATCCATGCCACTCCCGCCACGAACCTGAAGATGAGCGAGGCGATGCGCAGTGCCCAGCACGACACGAGCCCCAATCCCGTCAGCTCCAAGATGAAGGCCTCCAAGTCGTACACACATGGCCTGAGCAACTCCTCGGGCACGGTGAACATTCCCACGTCCACGTCGGCCCAGAGCAATCTCTCCCTGCTGGCGGACATCTCGCCGAATCACACGCACTTCTTCGAGGTGATGTACGTGGGCAAGATCCGGGTCTCCCAGAAGCGGGTGCCCAACACCTTCATCGACGACGCCCTGCCCAAGTTCAAGGCGTACGATGCCCAGCGCCTGAGGCTCCTCCAGAATCGAAAGATGTCCCTCAGCAGTGAGGGTGGTGTGGGTATTGAAGCCAAGCCAGGCAGTTCCCTCAAGAGCCACGACCTCAaggaggaggatgaggaggaACCGGAGCACAGCCAGCGGCAGGAAGCGGAGCAGGACGCACAGGCCAAACCCCCGGTGCAGCTGCAGCTGACGGGCGCCGAGGAGGGAGCTGCTCCACGTCCCCTGGAGGAGAACAAGGAGAACAAGTCCCCGGAGAAGAGGACTCTGCTGCGAGGTCAGAGTCAAATCGAACTGGGCCACAAGGAGCA CTCTGACGGCTCTCAGCCATCAGCAACCAATAGCCAGCTGGAGGCGCCCAATGTCATTGTAAACAAGCAGCCCACGCCGCCCAGGGAGCAGGGCGTGGCCTCTGGGACTGGGAATGGGGGTGCCACTTCCACTCCTCCGGGCCCCAGTCAACTGCATCCCAATTATGCGATGGAGAA CATACCCAAGCTGAGGGATCGCTCCGCCTCGCAGGGCTGCATTCCGCCCTTTGTGGAGCAAAACAGGACGATGGTGTTCCTGGTGGGCCGATGCGATCTGCGCCTCATCTCTCCCGACCGCAAGCAGGTGCTCCTCTACAAGGACTTCAAGGACGTGGCCAGCTGTGTGCACGGCCAGAAGTCGCTGGATCACTTTGGCATCATCTGCCGGGAGCTGAACAACGACGGCTACATTGGATACGTGTTCAAGTGCCAGTCGGAGCACGTATGTGACGATATAGTGGCTGCCATTGCTCAGGCCTTTGACACTTGCGCGGAGCAAAAGAGGAAGCAGGAGACCCAGATCTTTAGCTGCGAGCACTGCCCGATGCTCTGGTACCACAAACTCTGCACGGATGTCGAGGGACTCTCCGAGAAGAAGACCCAGGCCCTGATCCTGCGCCGGATCGAGACGCTCAGTGAAGACGAGCAGGAGATCGTGTGGGCCAAGTTTTGCGGCTCTGAGAAGACCAACTCACCGGTGGCCGAGCAAAACCAGTTCCTCATGATGTTGCTGAGGGCACACTGCGAGTCCAGGCAGCAGAGGCATGTGCACGACACCGCCGAGAACAGGTCTGAGTTCCTTAACCAGTATCTCGGGGGCAGCACCATCTTCATGAAGGCCAAGCGCTCGCTCACCAACTCGTTCGATAATCTCCTCAAACGCAAGCCCTCCAAGGATGACATTGCCGTTCCGCCGCACAATTTAAGGGATATCAGGGAGGGATCCGCCGAGCCCCTGGGCACACAATCCCCTCCTGAGGGCTTTCGATCGAGATCGAATACGGTGGGAGCCAGTCCCAGCAGTAAGCCCACAGCTGAACAGCTGAAGAGCCCCATGATGGATAT ATTCATCAAGGTGGGCAACAGTCCCAAAGAGGCGGAAACCCACCAGGGTTCCTGGCGTCAGGCAATACTTAATAGTGTAGTGACACCCTCCAAGGGTCTAGACAGTGAGGTGCCCACCGAGTATCTATCGCCCATGCGCAAGC CGGTGAAACGTGGCAAGCGGGATGCGGCGGAGCTGAGGGAGCTGTGGCGCACTGCCATTCGGCAGACCATAATGCTGAACCGCATGGAGACGGAGAATGCCATGTTGCAGGCGCGCCAGAACGAGAACGAGCTGAAGCGCATTAAGCTGGACTACGAGGAGATTGTGCCCTGCGACAAGCAGCTGATCGAGCGCTGGGAGCAGATTATCGAGCGCAACTCCACGCAGATCGGCAACAAAAAGGATCCCAAGGTTCTGGGTCACGCAATCCGCACCGGAGTACCCCGCTCAAAGCGCGGCGATGTGTGGACCTTCCTGGCCGAGCAGCATTCCATGAACACGGCTCCGGTCGACACAAAGCGATTTCCCAACTTCAATACGCCGTATCACACCCTGCTGAAGCACCTCACCGAGCACCAGCATGCGATCTTCATCGATCTGGGCAGGACGTTCCCCAATCACCAGTTCTACAAGGATCCTCTGGGTCTGGGGCAGTTGTCGCTGTTCAACCTGCTGAAGGCGTACTCCATTCTCGATCCCGAGTTGGGATACTGCCAGGGTCTGGGCTTCATCTGCGGCGTCTTACTCCTGCAT tgcgaCGAGGCCAATGCGTTTCAGCTTCTGAAACACTTGATGTTCCGCCGTAATATGCGCACAAAATACCTGCCCGACATGAAGAAGTTTCAGCTGCAGCTGTACCAGCTCTCCCGATTGGTCAAGGATCACTTGCCGGATCTGTATGTGTGGCTCGATCAGAACGACGTCTCGCCCACATTGTATGCCGCTCCCTGGATTCTCACTGTCTTCAGCTCCCAGTTCCCACTGGGTTTCGTGGCCCGCGTGTTCGATCTGCTCTTCCTGGAGTCATCCGATGTGATCTTCAAGTTTGCCATTGCCTTGCTGTCCGTACACAAGCAGCAACTACTGGCCAAGGACAACTTCGAGGAGATCATGGACTATCTGAAGACCGTGGTGCCCAAGATAGAGCCCAACTGCATGGAGCAGATTATGAAGCTGGTCTTCAGCATGGACATTGGCAAACAGCTGGCCGAGTACAATGTGGAGTACAACGTGTTGCAGGAGGAGATTACCACCACCAACCATCACCTGGAAATGCTGAACAGAGAGAAGACGCAGAACCAGCATCTGGAGCAGCAACTGCAG TTTGCTCAATCATCGATTGCTCAGCTGGAGACCACCCGCTCCTCGCAACAGGCTCAGATATCCACGCTGCAGTCGCAAGTTCAGTCTCTAGAGCTGACCATCCAGACCCTCGGCCGGTACGTCGGCCAACTGGTGGAACACAACCCCGACCTGGAGCTGCCAAACGAGGTGCGCCGCATGCTCCAGCAGCTGGATGACCTGGATCGCCAGCGTCGCAAGCCCATCTTCACCGAGCGCAAAATCGGCAAGTCCATTTCCGTCAACAGTCACTTGGGGTTTCCACTCAAGGTGCTCGAAGAGCTGACCGAAAGAGACGAACATGGTTCGCCACAAAAGCAGAAGAAGGAGAAGACACCTTTTTTTGAGCAGTTGcgtcagcagcagcaacagcatcGCATCAACGGGCAGTCCTCCAATGCCAGCGAGTCGGTGTCCCCGACGCCACCCTCGCGGCCCAATCGTCTGCTGGACAACGCCAGCGCCAGGACAGTCATGCAGGTGAAGCTGGACGAGCTGAAGCTGCCGGAACATGTGGACAAGTTCGTGGCAAATATCAAAAGTCCTCTGGAGGTGGACTCGGGCGTAGGCACGCCACTAAGTCCGCCCAGCACGGCGAGTAACAGCAGCGGAGGCAGCATATTCAGTCGTATGGGTTACCGGACCACGCCACCGGCTCTCTCTCCGCTGGCCCAGCGCCAGAGCTACGGAGTGGCCATCACCACGGCTCCGTCTCCCCAGCACATGGAGGAAGTGCCGCCAGCCACGACGATGGCTGTGATGTCTCGGGAGGATGTCGAGGAGCCGCAGGCCATGCATCCGCTCAGCATGGTCGGAGGCGATGTAAACGTGCGCTTCAAGGGCACCACGCAGCTCAAGTCCATTCGTCCGGTGCACCACATGCGAGCTATTCCGCTGGGTGGAGTGCCGCACCAGTCCAACACGGAGTCCACGGTGCGAGTGGCTCCCGTGCCCGTGGAGCTGGCACCGCCCGCGGCCACGGCGACCACCGGTCGCAGCTAA
- the LOC119561115 gene encoding TBC1 domain family member 4 isoform X4, whose amino-acid sequence MAELMHQMRDPAHTLGGSVGSIPQTLIGGGGGGHGSSNGALNGIHATPATNLKMSEAMRSAQHDTSPNPVSSKMKASKSYTHGLSNSSGTVNIPTSTSAQSNLSLLADISPNHTHFFEVMYVGKIRVSQKRVPNTFIDDALPKFKAYDAQRLRLLQNRKMSLSSEGGVGIEAKPGSSLKSHDLKEEDEEEPEHSQRQEAEQDAQAKPPVQLQLTGAEEGAAPRPLEENKENKSPEKRTLLRGQSQIELGHKEHSDGSQPSATNSQLEAPNVIVNKQPTPPREQGVASGTGNGGATSTPPGPSQLHPNYAMENIPKLRDRSASQGCIPPFVEQNRTMVFLVGRCDLRLISPDRKQVLLYKDFKDVASCVHGQKSLDHFGIICRELNNDGYIGYVFKCQSEHVCDDIVAAIAQAFDTCAEQKRKQETQIFSCEHCPMLWYHKLCTDVEGLSEKKTQALILRRIETLSEDEQEIVWAKFCGSEKTNSPVAEQNQFLMMLLRAHCESRQQRHVHDTAENRSEFLNQYLGGSTIFMKAKRSLTNSFDNLLKRKPSKDDIAVPPHNLRDIREGSAEPLGTQSPPEGFRSRSNTVGASPSSKPTAEQLKSPMMDIFIKVGNSPKEAETHQGSWRQAILNSVVTPSKGLDSEVPTEYLSPMRKPVKRGKRDAAELRELWRTAIRQTIMLNRMETENAMLQARQNENELKRIKLDYEEIVPCDKQLIERWEQIIERNSTQIGNKKDPKVLGHAIRTGVPRSKRGDVWTFLAEQHSMNTAPVDTKRFPNFNTPYHTLLKHLTEHQHAIFIDLGRTFPNHQFYKDPLGLGQLSLFNLLKAYSILDPELGYCQGLGFICGVLLLHCDEANAFQLLKHLMFRRNMRTKYLPDMKKFQLQLYQLSRLVKDHLPDLYVWLDQNDVSPTLYAAPWILTVFSSQFPLGFVARVFDLLFLESSDVIFKFAIALLSVHKQQLLAKDNFEEIMDYLKTVVPKIEPNCMEQIMKLVFSMDIGKQLAEYNVEYNVLQEEITTTNHHLEMLNREKTQNQHLEQQLQFAQSSIAQLETTRSSQQAQISTLQSQVQSLELTIQTLGRYVGQLVEHNPDLELPNEVRRMLQQLDDLDRQRRKPIFTERKIGKSISVNSHLGFPLKVLEELTERDEHGSPQKQKKEKTPFFEQLRQQQQQHRINGQSSNASESVSPTPPSRPNRLLDNASARTVMQVKLDELKLPEHVDKFVANIKSPLEVDSGVGTPLSPPSTASNSSGGSIFSRMGYRTTPPALSPLAQRQSYGVAITTAPSPQHMEEVPPATTMAVMSREDVEEPQAMHPLSMVGGDVNVRFKGTTQLKSIRPVHHMRAIPLGGVPHQSNTESTVRVAPVPVELAPPAATATTGRS is encoded by the exons ATGGCCGAGCTGATGCACCAGATGCGGGATCCGGCCCACACGCTTGGAGGGTCCGTAGGCAGCATTCCGCAGACGCTGATCGGCGGCGGAGGTGGCGGCCACGGCTCGTCCAACGGAGCCCTGAATGGCATCCATGCCACTCCCGCCACGAACCTGAAGATGAGCGAGGCGATGCGCAGTGCCCAGCACGACACGAGCCCCAATCCCGTCAGCTCCAAGATGAAGGCCTCCAAGTCGTACACACATGGCCTGAGCAACTCCTCGGGCACGGTGAACATTCCCACGTCCACGTCGGCCCAGAGCAATCTCTCCCTGCTGGCGGACATCTCGCCGAATCACACGCACTTCTTCGAGGTGATGTACGTGGGCAAGATCCGGGTCTCCCAGAAGCGGGTGCCCAACACCTTCATCGACGACGCCCTGCCCAAGTTCAAGGCGTACGATGCCCAGCGCCTGAGGCTCCTCCAGAATCGAAAGATGTCCCTCAGCAGTGAGGGTGGTGTGGGTATTGAAGCCAAGCCAGGCAGTTCCCTCAAGAGCCACGACCTCAaggaggaggatgaggaggaACCGGAGCACAGCCAGCGGCAGGAAGCGGAGCAGGACGCACAGGCCAAACCCCCGGTGCAGCTGCAGCTGACGGGCGCCGAGGAGGGAGCTGCTCCACGTCCCCTGGAGGAGAACAAGGAGAACAAGTCCCCGGAGAAGAGGACTCTGCTGCGAGGTCAGAGTCAAATCGAACTGGGCCACAAGGAGCA CTCTGACGGCTCTCAGCCATCAGCAACCAATAGCCAGCTGGAGGCGCCCAATGTCATTGTAAACAAGCAGCCCACGCCGCCCAGGGAGCAGGGCGTGGCCTCTGGGACTGGGAATGGGGGTGCCACTTCCACTCCTCCGGGCCCCAGTCAACTGCATCCCAATTATGCGATGGAGAA CATACCCAAGCTGAGGGATCGCTCCGCCTCGCAGGGCTGCATTCCGCCCTTTGTGGAGCAAAACAGGACGATGGTGTTCCTGGTGGGCCGATGCGATCTGCGCCTCATCTCTCCCGACCGCAAGCAGGTGCTCCTCTACAAGGACTTCAAGGACGTGGCCAGCTGTGTGCACGGCCAGAAGTCGCTGGATCACTTTGGCATCATCTGCCGGGAGCTGAACAACGACGGCTACATTGGATACGTGTTCAAGTGCCAGTCGGAGCACGTATGTGACGATATAGTGGCTGCCATTGCTCAGGCCTTTGACACTTGCGCGGAGCAAAAGAGGAAGCAGGAGACCCAGATCTTTAGCTGCGAGCACTGCCCGATGCTCTGGTACCACAAACTCTGCACGGATGTCGAGGGACTCTCCGAGAAGAAGACCCAGGCCCTGATCCTGCGCCGGATCGAGACGCTCAGTGAAGACGAGCAGGAGATCGTGTGGGCCAAGTTTTGCGGCTCTGAGAAGACCAACTCACCGGTGGCCGAGCAAAACCAGTTCCTCATGATGTTGCTGAGGGCACACTGCGAGTCCAGGCAGCAGAGGCATGTGCACGACACCGCCGAGAACAGGTCTGAGTTCCTTAACCAGTATCTCGGGGGCAGCACCATCTTCATGAAGGCCAAGCGCTCGCTCACCAACTCGTTCGATAATCTCCTCAAACGCAAGCCCTCCAAGGATGACATTGCCGTTCCGCCGCACAATTTAAGGGATATCAGGGAGGGATCCGCCGAGCCCCTGGGCACACAATCCCCTCCTGAGGGCTTTCGATCGAGATCGAATACGGTGGGAGCCAGTCCCAGCAGTAAGCCCACAGCTGAACAGCTGAAGAGCCCCATGATGGATAT ATTCATCAAGGTGGGCAACAGTCCCAAAGAGGCGGAAACCCACCAGGGTTCCTGGCGTCAGGCAATACTTAATAGTGTAGTGACACCCTCCAAGGGTCTAGACAGTGAGGTGCCCACCGAGTATCTATCGCCCATGCGCAAGC CGGTGAAACGTGGCAAGCGGGATGCGGCGGAGCTGAGGGAGCTGTGGCGCACTGCCATTCGGCAGACCATAATGCTGAACCGCATGGAGACGGAGAATGCCATGTTGCAGGCGCGCCAGAACGAGAACGAGCTGAAGCGCATTAAGCTGGACTACGAGGAGATTGTGCCCTGCGACAAGCAGCTGATCGAGCGCTGGGAGCAGATTATCGAGCGCAACTCCACGCAGATCGGCAACAAAAAGGATCCCAAGGTTCTGGGTCACGCAATCCGCACCGGAGTACCCCGCTCAAAGCGCGGCGATGTGTGGACCTTCCTGGCCGAGCAGCATTCCATGAACACGGCTCCGGTCGACACAAAGCGATTTCCCAACTTCAATACGCCGTATCACACCCTGCTGAAGCACCTCACCGAGCACCAGCATGCGATCTTCATCGATCTGGGCAGGACGTTCCCCAATCACCAGTTCTACAAGGATCCTCTGGGTCTGGGGCAGTTGTCGCTGTTCAACCTGCTGAAGGCGTACTCCATTCTCGATCCCGAGTTGGGATACTGCCAGGGTCTGGGCTTCATCTGCGGCGTCTTACTCCTGCAT tgcgaCGAGGCCAATGCGTTTCAGCTTCTGAAACACTTGATGTTCCGCCGTAATATGCGCACAAAATACCTGCCCGACATGAAGAAGTTTCAGCTGCAGCTGTACCAGCTCTCCCGATTGGTCAAGGATCACTTGCCGGATCTGTATGTGTGGCTCGATCAGAACGACGTCTCGCCCACATTGTATGCCGCTCCCTGGATTCTCACTGTCTTCAGCTCCCAGTTCCCACTGGGTTTCGTGGCCCGCGTGTTCGATCTGCTCTTCCTGGAGTCATCCGATGTGATCTTCAAGTTTGCCATTGCCTTGCTGTCCGTACACAAGCAGCAACTACTGGCCAAGGACAACTTCGAGGAGATCATGGACTATCTGAAGACCGTGGTGCCCAAGATAGAGCCCAACTGCATGGAGCAGATTATGAAGCTGGTCTTCAGCATGGACATTGGCAAACAGCTGGCCGAGTACAATGTGGAGTACAACGTGTTGCAGGAGGAGATTACCACCACCAACCATCACCTGGAAATGCTGAACAGAGAGAAGACGCAGAACCAGCATCTGGAGCAGCAACTGCAG TTTGCTCAATCATCGATTGCTCAGCTGGAGACCACCCGCTCCTCGCAACAGGCTCAGATATCCACGCTGCAGTCGCAAGTTCAGTCTCTAGAGCTGACCATCCAGACCCTCGGCCGGTACGTCGGCCAACTGGTGGAACACAACCCCGACCTGGAGCTGCCAAACGAGGTGCGCCGCATGCTCCAGCAGCTGGATGACCTGGATCGCCAGCGTCGCAAGCCCATCTTCACCGAGCGCAAAATCGGCAAGTCCATTTCCGTCAACAGTCACTTGGGGTTTCCACTCAAGGTGCTCGAAGAGCTGACCGAAAGAGACGAACATGGTTCGCCACAAAAGCAGAAGAAGGAGAAGACACCTTTTTTTGAGCAGTTGcgtcagcagcagcaacagcatcGCATCAACGGGCAGTCCTCCAATGCCAGCGAGTCGGTGTCCCCGACGCCACCCTCGCGGCCCAATCGTCTGCTGGACAACGCCAGCGCCAGGACAGTCATGCAGGTGAAGCTGGACGAGCTGAAGCTGCCGGAACATGTGGACAAGTTCGTGGCAAATATCAAAAGTCCTCTGGAGGTGGACTCGGGCGTAGGCACGCCACTAAGTCCGCCCAGCACGGCGAGTAACAGCAGCGGAGGCAGCATATTCAGTCGTATGGGTTACCGGACCACGCCACCGGCTCTCTCTCCGCTGGCCCAGCGCCAGAGCTACGGAGTGGCCATCACCACGGCTCCGTCTCCCCAGCACATGGAGGAAGTGCCGCCAGCCACGACGATGGCTGTGATGTCTCGGGAGGATGTCGAGGAGCCGCAGGCCATGCATCCGCTCAGCATGGTCGGAGGCGATGTAAACGTGCGCTTCAAGGGCACCACGCAGCTCAAGTCCATTCGTCCGGTGCACCACATGCGAGCTATTCCGCTGGGTGGAGTGCCGCACCAGTCCAACACGGAGTCCACGGTGCGAGTGGCTCCCGTGCCCGTGGAGCTGGCACCGCCCGCGGCCACGGCGACCACCGGTCGCAGCTAA